TTCAGTGCCAGTGTCATTATTAGGGTAGATGCTAATGATATTTTGGCCACTTAATTCTAATGCTTTGAAATATTGGGCCGCATATTGTGGCATTAAATGTGCTTCTGTAGTCACGGGGTGAAACATAGAAATACCATAATTTTCGTATGGTAAACCGTAATATTCTTTGACTTCTTCTAAGGATGGGAGGGTGGAAGAGGCCATAACATCTAAATCGGGGGAGCCGATGATGTGAATATGCTTTCTTTTTTCTCCCATTTGCACTAGGCGAGTGACAGCTTGTTCATTTGCTACCAAGTGGATATGAGAAAGTTTACTAATAGAATGACGAATGGAGTCATCTACTGTACCAGATAGTTCACCACCTTCGATATGGCAAACTAAACGGCTGCTTAATGCACCTACAGCTGCGCCTGCTAGTGCTTCTAAACGGTCGCCGTGAATCATGACCATATCAGGTTCAATTTCATCAGATAGACGAGAGATAAACGTAATGGTATTGCCT
This is a stretch of genomic DNA from Dickeya chrysanthemi NCPPB 402. It encodes these proteins:
- a CDS encoding UDP-N-acetylglucosamine 2-epimerase, with product GNTITFISRLSDEIEPDMVMIHGDRLEALAGAAVGALSSRLVCHIEGGELSGTVDDSIRHSISKLSHIHLVANEQAVTRLVQMGEKRKHIHIIGSPDLDVMASSTLPSLEEVKEYYGLPYENYGISMFHPVTTEAHLMPQYAAQYFKALELSGQNIISIYPNNDTGTE